The genomic segment CGCTCGATGGCCAGTTGCATCACGAGCCGCGTGGTCTCGGTGTGCGCCTTCATGTGGTCGAGCGCCGCGCTGATGAAACGCTCGACGCGCTCCTCGGGGGTCGTTCCCTCGCGCACGTAGTTGAGAATGGTCCGGGTGTAGCTGTCGGCCGCTTCCTCGATCACGGCAAGGACGATGTCGTCCTTGCCGCCCTTGAAGTGCCAGTAGATTGAAGAGGGCGACGCCTTCGCGCGCGAGGCGATCTCGTCCATGGACGTGCCGGCAAAACCCTTGCGGGAGAACAGGCCGCGGGCGGCCTGCAGGACACGTTCGCGCGAGTCACTGCGCG from the Chrysiogenia bacterium genome contains:
- a CDS encoding TetR/AcrR family transcriptional regulator, coding for MKSSMPSSPKSAGKRRSRSDSRERVLQAARGLFSRKGFAGTSMDEIASRAKASPSSIYWHFKGGKDDIVLAVIEEAADSYTRTILNYVREGTTPEERVERFISAALDHMKAHTETTRLVMQLAIERSREDPAVRDRIRGIYRKFRETIAGEMIAGFPSIDPKLAKRAAAIQIGVFEGIFLQWQLDPDEIDLEGVFALLKFNAKADLARRRKMLEKS